The sequence below is a genomic window from Lolium perenne isolate Kyuss_39 chromosome 7, Kyuss_2.0, whole genome shotgun sequence.
TTGTGGGGATCGCCGTATTTCTGTGTCTGTGCAATGAGCCAGTGACGCATATTGTCTTTCTTCTAGGATTCGGAGATAGCTTCACTGTATGCCGAATTTGACTGATTACCCCCTTGATGATAAAATTGGAAACTAAATCCTTAGGCATCAGAGTATGGTCACTGTCCTTGGCACATGTAGCTTCCTACTTCGATGCACAGTTTACTTTCTTCAGCATCTGTTCAGTTGTTAGACTTATGATAGTTTTGCCATGGTAGCTGTAGCCTGTAGGTGGGTAGTTGCAAGCCTTTGAGTCGTTGACTTGTGTGCATTTCCTGCGAGTGTCGGTGAGTTAAATCCTAAGGAGGGTTGGCCattttttctgtttctgtttGTTAGATATCTTGAAATACCCTTATGGTTATGCACTCAGATTCTACTATCGTTCTCGAAATCTGTCCACAGGCCTTTACAAGTTCGGGTTAGTATGGAAATCTGATGACGCAACACCTAACTGTTGTTATTTCACTCATATATACATCACTTAGGACACTAACCATTACTTACTACATGTATGGCTTCTGAGTTGTTACATTGTTTCTTTTCGTCCGTGGAGCTTCCTCAAATGTCAGTGGTGTCTGCAGTTCACCAAGCAACTAATGCAATTAACTATAACTGCTAGTCTGCTGCATTTGATGTGAAGCCTAAAATCCATCAGCTCATATCTGAATTTTGTCTGTTTTTAGATTGTTTTCGCCACCTCTTGCACAATGGAATACTGGGTTTCGTAGTTTTTTTCGATTCTCATCCTCGAATTATCTTGTTTTCAGATAATCCTGCCGATGAGCTTGTGACCTTGATCAACTCCAACCGCACCGCCAGCAAGGCACATACTCTTGCTGATAATCAAGGTCTTGGATGCATTGCTCTGCAGTACATTAAAGCATATAAGGGTGAATGCGACCAGGTGGGTGAAAACAAGAAACCTGTCGATTCCAGTTTCACCGACACATTTGCCCCAAACTGTGGTGTTCAAGCTACAACTCTTGCCAAGATCACTGGGAGGCTTCTGGCGTGCCAGCCCGCCTACCCGCCTCCAGCACAGGCCTTCGACATGCTGATTTCTGATGCAAGGAGGCTTGAGATATTGCATAGCAAGAACCACACACAGGTGGGGGCGGCTGTTACTGGCACTTCTGGTACCGGGCCGTATTTTTGGTGTGTCTTGTTCAGCGATGGGAAGCCAAACTCCACCTTCACGGTAGAAGGGGGAGTTCCCAAGACAGCCCATCCTGGATGCTTTAGCGGCAACAATGACGAGTGCAGTGGCGCCATTTCGACTGGCGTGAGTACATGGAGACTGGTGTCAGCCATTATTTTTGCTCTGTTTGGCGCCTTTACTTTGTGAGCTCGAGTTGAAATGCTATGGTGCGCCATTCTTTTGCGGAATTTCAGATCTGGTAGAACACACAATTGTTGCGGTGCTTGTATTTTACCACACTCCCTTTGCTCGTTATAGCTGGTGAATTCTGTCAGGACCTAAAAGAATCATGATTTTCAGCATTTGGGAGAACGAGTTACCTGTGTTGTATGTAATCTCTGGATTTTCGCAATAGTGATAATCTTATTACAGTGTCTACATGGCTTCTTAATGTGATTTCAACCAAAATTGCTTTGGAGTGTGACAGAAAGGTCCTTTAAGTAAGTTCCTCCGTTTCAGAATATAAAACGTTTTGGACAGGTTATTAGCCGACCCAAACGTTTGCGAAACCCCAAGTACAAAGGTATACTTTTATATTCTTAAACAAAGGAGGCTCTTTCTTTTTTGAGAAACCCCAAGTACATCTTAAATTTACACACGCAGACAACATCATCGCAAGCCACACTATCTACTGAAGATACCAGCCATGGAGCTTTGACATCGATGACGTCACAGCTGATGTTTTTACTAAGAACATGTAGATTCATATATGAATAACAAACAATGTGTCTTTATTAATTAGCTATACAATAAACGACTATTCTAGACAAAACAGATAGTTATACCAAAATATTTCAGGACCTTCACATGTGAATAACGAACGACTATTCTAGATCTACTTTCAACTTTTGCATCTTGACGTTtttttttgtaagggggaagggtttgtaacatcccaattttcaatgaaaagaaagttagaagaattccagagagcaaaatttcaaaccaacaaaaacttttaaattaaATATAGTGccaatgcataggacttgtgcatttgagtgatatgccatgatgattgttattatgtgtatgtgctaaaccctaaaaccccaatgtgatcatgtgaagatcacaaaccaaataaatcaaaaagagaaagaaatcaaataaaagaaaaaccctaaaaccctcacatatggcttatgccatttttataaattttgaccctagaccattttggtcttcaccattagttgaataatgttactcaacacttattacaacttttggaatcaaagaaacaccaatcaaatgaatttcaaactcaaatttggatcacatatgataatggtaaaatctgccatttatagtctgatccctactttgagcccttgaaattcaaatttttcaaactaaactttgtcacttctttgcatctcatccaagagcacatcaaggtgaacaacttttgtaaagaccaccatgccaaattctttttagatcaaatactatgctcatccaaagttggcactttttgttatgtggaacaatctcacacttagtgatttttgcaattctttgaattgaacaattccaccaccacctctctatctctctggtcaaatacaactcaaccaaacacacacttCTCAAATTGTGCAACCATTTGAActctttcaaatttggacaaaaattgcaaattacaaatatggaactatgtgacactatttcaaatagtgtcctatTTAACCCTAACCTACCCTAAACTACCCTACCTggtccccttgccccctctcacACTCAATGCCCCACAGCAACCCTAGGGATGGCCATGCATAGCAAGCATGCACACCATGCCGACCATGGCGCCACCCCGACAAGCCACCTCTCTTCTCCCTTCTCCTTCTCACTGGCCCTGGTGCCAAACGTTGCCACCGTGCTCGTCTACCTCGCCTAACACCAACAGCATCGCCATAGCCACCGTAGCTTCGCCGGATAACGCGCGCCCAGAATGCGCagtgatgccgctcgcgtcgcgcgtggacacgccGCAGACACGCCCTGGCCACACGCCGTTCCGCCAGCACGCGCAGCCCCTGGCCCCTCCAGCACCTCGTCGAGcatcgccgtgacacctcagccgcgTCAGACACGCTCACGACCACCCCctagaccgccgccgccggagacgacggagCAGATCCCGCGAACGCCGCCCGCAGACACGGAAGAAATGCGAGCGCCACCGACGCCGCCCGACCATGATGTCACCACCTCTAGTTTCGCCTGGACAAGGAGAACGTCGCTGCAACgttgcctagcccaaccgctcgccggaatcgccgcgcgcgTGTCGACcattgccactgccccgcagcactcaaGCCCTCTATAAATAACGAGTTCCCCGAAGCAATCTGAGCACCACATCTTCCTCTCCTCTCATCCCTGACTCTCCACCGCCACTCCACTCacccaatcgtcgccggagcaagctcaatcgagCGATCGAAGCCGCGGAAGCTCTGGTGCAATCGCCGTCGACTGGAGCCTCCTCGAGCGACCCCACTGCTACCATCTgcttcctcttcatcaacaacctcgcctcgaccaccgccgccgctcgccggacctacggttagctcgccgaccccctaggctcgccgccagagcaTCGGGTtcgcgtcggagaagacgatggccctgCGTTGTCCGATCTGGTTTTAATCCAACGTCCCACAGTCACTCATACCGATTCGGCTTTTAAGAgtcgctgacgagtggcccccactctgtcaggcagcccactcgcacgagatgcgttgctgggccgttttctaTGTTTTGAATTGGTTTCGGCCCAGTTccttttcccgccagcccgtttagttcaaatccagtttaattaattcaattcaaattcaatactgaaccccactttgaaaattcatagaatcagtttggcttggccaaatttaaccaattgcatattg
It includes:
- the LOC127318409 gene encoding uncharacterized protein; protein product: MALTARPLLASALLALLLAAASAADSKNNPADELVTLINSNRTASKAHTLADNQGLGCIALQYIKAYKGECDQVGENKKPVDSSFTDTFAPNCGVQATTLAKITGRLLACQPAYPPPAQAFDMLISDARRLEILHSKNHTQVGAAVTGTSGTGPYFWCVLFSDGKPNSTFTVEGGVPKTAHPGCFSGNNDECSGAISTGVSTWRLVSAIIFALFGAFTL